In a single window of the Acipenser ruthenus chromosome 8, fAciRut3.2 maternal haplotype, whole genome shotgun sequence genome:
- the LOC117407525 gene encoding regucalcin-like — translation MSSIKVQCVVKEKNRIGESPVWEEKEGTLLYVDVSGQKVCRWNPDTNHIQSIQTDAYVGSVVPRRSGGYVIGVGTRFAAVDWETQTIKTIAHVDKDKSNNRFNDGKVDPAGRFFAGTMGMEVRPAELERGQGSLYTLNTDHSVRKHFDQVDISNGLDWSLDHNTFYYIDSLSFSVDAFDYDLQTGSLSNRRVLYKLEKDEGIPDGMCIDTEGRLWVACYNGGRVLRIDPATGKRIETVKLPVDKTTSLCFGGKDYSELYVTSACEGMDDAWMARQPEAGGIFKISGLGVKGMPPYSFAG, via the exons ATGTCCTCCATcaaggtgcagtgtgttgtgaagGAGAAGAACAGGATTGGGGAGAGCCCGGTTTGGGAGGAGAAGGAAGGCACCCTTCTGTACGTTGATGTCTCGGGACAGAAGGTGTGCCGATGGAATCCAGACACCAATCACATACAGAGCATTCAGACTG ACGCCTATGTTGGCTCGGTGGTCCCTCGCAGGTCCGGGGGTTATGTCATTGGTGTTGGGACCAGGTTTGCTGCCGTGGATTGGGAGACACAAACCATCAAAACCATCGCCCACGTGGACAAGGACAAATCCAACAACAGGTTCAATGACGGGAAGGTGGACCCGGCTGGCAGGTTTTTTGCAG GGACCATGGGTATGGAGGTGCGCCCAGCCGAGTTGGAGAGAGGCCAGGGCTCGCTGTATACCCTGAACACAGACCACTCTGTCAGGAAGCACTTCGACCAGGTGGACATCTCCAATGGGCTGGACTGGTCCCTGGACCACAACACCTTCTACTACATAGACAGCTTGTCTTTCAGCGTGGATGCCTTTGACTACGACCTGCAGACAGGGAGTCTCT CTAACCGGAGAGTCCTGTACAAACTGGAGAAGGATGAAGGGATCCCTGATGGCATGTGCATTGACACTGAGGGGAGACTGTGGGTTGCCTGCTACAATGGAGGAAGAGTCCTGCGTATAGACCCAGCCACAG GCAAGCGAATTGAAACGGTGAAGCTGCCTGTTGATAAGACCACCTCGCTGTGCTTCGGAGGGAAGGATTACTCTGAGCTGTACGTGACCTCAGCCTGCGAGGGGATGGATGATGCGTGGATGGCCAGGCAGCCTGAAGCAGGAGGCATTTTCAAG ATATCTGGACTGGGTGTTAAAGGAATGCCTCCATACTCATTTGCTGGTTAA